A single region of the Geobacillus subterraneus genome encodes:
- a CDS encoding YjcZ family sporulation protein — translation MSAPYAGGFALIVVLFILLIIVGCACVIY, via the coding sequence ATGAGCGCACCTTATGCCGGAGGCTTTGCGTTAATTGTCGTGCTGTTTATTTTGCTAATCATTGTCGGCTGTGCTTGCGTCATCTACTAA
- a CDS encoding HIT family protein, translating into MNDCIFCKIIDGELPAAKVYEDEHVLAFLDISQVTKGHTLVIPKVHTENVFTLTPDVASQLFRVVPMIANALNKAFSPAGLNLLNNNGKPAGQTVFHYHLHLIPRYGKGDGFGAVWKSHASDYTPADLQAIAATIRKQLN; encoded by the coding sequence GTGAACGATTGCATTTTTTGCAAAATTATTGACGGCGAGCTGCCGGCGGCAAAAGTATATGAAGACGAGCACGTACTCGCCTTTTTGGACATCAGCCAAGTGACGAAAGGGCACACACTTGTCATCCCGAAAGTACATACCGAAAACGTTTTTACCCTCACGCCGGATGTAGCCAGCCAGCTGTTTCGCGTCGTGCCAATGATCGCCAACGCACTGAATAAAGCATTCTCGCCAGCCGGGCTCAATTTGCTGAACAACAACGGCAAACCGGCCGGGCAAACGGTGTTCCATTACCACCTTCACCTTATTCCGCGCTACGGCAAAGGCGACGGGTTTGGCGCCGTTTGGAAATCGCACGCAAGCGACTATACCCCTGCCGACTTGCAGGCGATTGCCGCCACCATCCGCAAGCAGCTCAACTAA
- a CDS encoding peptidylprolyl isomerase, whose protein sequence is MKKWMMAAAVVSLMALSACNNGDSEAIVETKSGDITKDEFYHEMKERVGKTVLRDLIDEKVLSKKYKVTDEEIDREIERIKEAYGTQYDLAVQQNGEKVIREMIKLDLLRTKAAIEDIKVTDKELKEYYDNYKPKVRASHILVKDEKTAKEVKAKLDKGEDFAKLAKEYSQDPGSASNGGDLGWFGPGKMVKEFEDAAYKLKVGEVSDPIKTDYGYHIIKVTDKEKKKSFNEMKDEITFEVKRSKLDPAAMQSKVDELVKDADVKIKDKDLQDVLGQQ, encoded by the coding sequence ATGAAAAAATGGATGATGGCTGCCGCCGTTGTTTCGCTGATGGCTTTGTCGGCCTGCAATAACGGCGATTCAGAAGCAATTGTCGAGACAAAAAGCGGCGATATTACGAAGGATGAATTTTATCATGAGATGAAAGAGCGCGTCGGTAAAACGGTGCTTCGCGACTTGATCGACGAAAAAGTGTTAAGCAAAAAATACAAGGTGACTGATGAAGAGATCGACCGCGAAATCGAGCGGATTAAGGAGGCGTACGGCACACAGTACGACTTGGCCGTACAACAAAACGGGGAAAAAGTGATCCGCGAGATGATCAAGCTCGACTTGTTGCGGACGAAAGCGGCGATTGAGGACATTAAAGTGACGGATAAAGAGCTGAAAGAGTATTATGACAACTACAAGCCGAAAGTTCGTGCCAGCCATATTTTAGTGAAAGATGAAAAAACGGCAAAAGAAGTGAAAGCGAAGCTCGACAAAGGCGAGGACTTCGCCAAGCTGGCGAAAGAGTATTCACAAGATCCTGGTTCGGCATCGAACGGCGGTGATTTAGGCTGGTTCGGTCCGGGGAAAATGGTCAAAGAGTTTGAAGATGCCGCCTATAAGCTGAAAGTCGGTGAAGTAAGCGATCCGATCAAAACGGATTACGGTTACCATATCATCAAGGTGACGGATAAGGAAAAGAAAAAATCGTTTAACGAAATGAAAGATGAAATTACGTTTGAAGTGAAACGGAGCAAACTCGACCCGGCGGCGATGCAGTCGAAAGTGGACGAGCTCGTGAAAGATGCTGATGTCAAGATCAAGGACAAAGATTTGCAAGATGTGCTCGGGCAACAGTAA
- the hemY gene encoding protoporphyrinogen oxidase — MNEGQRTVVIIGGGITGLTAAYYLQKAIKEQRLPLTCKLVEATHRLGGKVQTVMRNGYVIERGPDSFLARKTSAFRLVKEVGLEHEIVHNATGKSYILVNGKLYPIPGGAVMGIPTRIAPFLTTGLFSPAGKLRAALDFVLPPVKADGDMPLGRFFRRRLGDEVVDNLIEPLLSGIYAGDIDEMSLMATFPQFFQLEQKYGSLVRGAKRTTPKEQKERKGAFQTLKTGLQSLVEEVEKRLEPGSVIKGTRIERITRTGSAYRLQLSTGQTWEADSVIITTPHHIVPDMLADYPFFAPFRSVPLTSVATVALAFPEKAIRQDIDGTGFVVSRRSDYTMTACTWTHKKWPHTTPPGKALLRGYVGRPGDEDIVDQPDDEIVRIVLDDLNKVMKIDGQPEFAVISRWKRAMPQYTVGHRERLAAIKRHMASDLPGVFLAGSSYEGLGLPDCIDQGERAVRDVLDYLRQGEPNRPAEAAYSSAR; from the coding sequence ATGAATGAAGGGCAACGGACCGTTGTCATTATCGGCGGCGGCATTACGGGTCTCACTGCCGCCTACTACTTGCAAAAAGCGATCAAAGAACAGCGTCTGCCGCTGACGTGCAAGCTTGTCGAAGCAACGCACCGGCTCGGCGGAAAAGTGCAGACGGTCATGCGCAACGGCTATGTCATTGAGCGCGGGCCGGACTCTTTTTTGGCGCGGAAAACGAGCGCGTTCCGCCTCGTAAAGGAAGTCGGCCTGGAGCATGAAATCGTCCATAATGCGACTGGGAAATCATACATTTTAGTCAACGGCAAATTATATCCGATCCCAGGTGGAGCGGTGATGGGCATTCCGACGCGCATCGCCCCGTTTTTAACGACCGGGCTGTTTTCTCCGGCCGGCAAGCTGCGGGCGGCGCTCGATTTCGTGCTGCCGCCGGTGAAAGCAGACGGCGACATGCCGCTCGGCCGCTTTTTCCGCCGCCGTTTGGGCGATGAAGTGGTGGACAATTTGATTGAACCACTGCTGTCTGGCATTTACGCTGGCGACATCGATGAAATGAGTTTAATGGCGACGTTTCCCCAGTTTTTCCAGCTTGAACAGAAATACGGAAGTCTCGTTCGCGGAGCGAAACGGACGACGCCAAAAGAACAGAAAGAGCGAAAAGGGGCGTTTCAGACGTTAAAAACAGGCTTGCAGTCGCTGGTTGAAGAAGTGGAAAAGCGGCTTGAACCGGGCAGTGTCATCAAAGGGACGCGCATTGAGCGGATCACCCGCACCGGTTCAGCGTACCGGCTGCAATTGAGCACCGGTCAAACGTGGGAGGCGGACAGCGTCATCATCACCACGCCGCACCACATTGTGCCGGACATGCTCGCTGATTATCCGTTTTTTGCCCCGTTCCGGTCGGTGCCGCTGACATCGGTGGCGACGGTGGCGCTTGCTTTTCCGGAGAAAGCGATCCGCCAAGATATCGATGGCACCGGGTTTGTCGTCTCGCGCCGCAGCGATTACACGATGACGGCGTGCACGTGGACGCATAAAAAGTGGCCGCATACGACGCCGCCCGGCAAAGCGCTTTTACGCGGCTATGTCGGACGCCCGGGCGACGAGGACATCGTTGATCAGCCGGACGATGAGATCGTCCGCATTGTGCTTGATGACTTAAACAAAGTGATGAAAATTGATGGCCAGCCGGAATTTGCCGTCATTTCCCGATGGAAGCGGGCGATGCCGCAGTATACGGTCGGGCATCGCGAACGGCTGGCAGCGATTAAGCGGCACATGGCGTCCGATCTGCCAGGGGTGTTTTTAGCCGGCAGTTCTTATGAGGGGCTCGGATTGCCTGATTGCATCGACCAAGGGGAAAGGGCGGTCCGCGATGTGCTTGACTATTTGCGGCAAGGGGAACCAAACCGGCCGGCGGAAGCGGCGTACAGCAGCGCCCGCTAG
- a CDS encoding ABC transporter ATP-binding protein, with protein MTLLRVEHLYGGYTAQNVLEDVTFSVERGEMVALIGLNGAGKSTTIKHIIGLMEPRRGTVSVNGHTLAAEPETYRKQFAFIPETPVLYEELTLEEHLRLAAMAYGLSEEEYERRVPPLLSEFRLERRLSSFPAHFSKGMKQKVMIVCAFLLEPPLYIIDEPFLGLDPLAIHALLERMNEQKAKGAGILLSTHILATAERYCDSFIILHQGRVKAKGTLDDIRRQFGLKAATLDEVYIELTKDDAP; from the coding sequence ATGACGCTTTTGCGCGTGGAACACTTATACGGGGGGTATACCGCACAAAACGTGCTTGAAGATGTGACGTTTTCAGTTGAACGCGGCGAAATGGTCGCGTTGATCGGTTTAAATGGAGCTGGCAAAAGCACGACGATCAAACATATTATCGGCCTGATGGAGCCGCGCCGAGGCACGGTTTCAGTCAACGGACATACGCTTGCGGCGGAGCCGGAAACGTACCGGAAGCAGTTTGCCTTTATTCCGGAAACGCCGGTACTGTATGAGGAATTGACGCTTGAGGAGCATTTGCGTCTGGCGGCGATGGCGTACGGGCTGAGCGAGGAGGAGTATGAGCGCCGCGTTCCGCCGCTGCTTAGCGAATTTCGGTTAGAGCGGCGGCTTTCCTCCTTTCCGGCGCATTTTTCCAAAGGGATGAAACAAAAAGTGATGATCGTTTGCGCCTTTTTGCTTGAACCGCCGCTTTATATTATCGATGAGCCGTTTCTCGGCCTTGATCCGCTCGCCATCCATGCATTGCTTGAGCGGATGAATGAACAAAAGGCGAAGGGGGCAGGCATTTTGCTGTCGACCCATATTTTGGCGACAGCGGAGCGGTATTGCGATTCGTTCATCATTTTGCATCAAGGGCGCGTCAAAGCGAAAGGAACGCTTGATGACATTCGCCGCCAGTTCGGGCTGAAAGCTGCGACGCTCGATGAAGTATATATCGAATTGACAAAGGACGATGCGCCATGA
- a CDS encoding YhaI family protein codes for MESLEKRVAKLEFHQSLLMEMVDEAKKPFYSLIIRADLTKEEVDAFLSFCQELAEQYEQQKAEGLTIFTPLLVQFAGMLHPNLPLEQTVDAMLAQQMFVPLMTELKTLIRTVS; via the coding sequence ATGGAATCGTTGGAAAAGCGAGTGGCCAAGCTCGAATTTCACCAGTCATTGCTGATGGAAATGGTGGATGAAGCGAAAAAACCGTTTTACTCCCTCATCATCCGCGCCGATTTAACAAAGGAAGAAGTCGACGCGTTCCTTTCGTTTTGCCAGGAGCTCGCCGAACAATATGAGCAGCAAAAAGCGGAAGGATTGACGATCTTTACTCCCCTGCTCGTGCAATTTGCCGGGATGCTTCATCCGAACCTTCCGCTTGAACAAACAGTTGATGCCATGTTAGCCCAACAAATGTTTGTGCCGCTCATGACCGAGCTAAAAACGCTCATCCGAACCGTCAGTTAG
- a CDS encoding ABC transporter permease: MIDARKLWQQRLQDEGKKRLRYLRYMLNDHLLVGLIIVLGGIAVMYERWVETLPGSFPYPAIAAVIFGWAAASGTVRTLFREADTVFLLAAEWQLHPYIRRAFLFSAMWHAYGLCLLLLLAGPLHSRFSPVPWPLFLLGLIALKLWNLWAAWKGSYIAEPSFHRQSALARFGLAALAVYFWLAAAPWLFSATIIALIAALSVCLSRFAKGKTWKWERLIAEEQRALRAFYRLANLFTDVPEWREEARQRRWLDPLLRLIPYGQRNVFFYLYARTFLRAGGYAGLYIRLTAIGSVLLAVIDHEYVQAAIVFLFLYATAVQLAALPSRHRYSLWTQLYPLPQTQPAGAAVRLLSILLAGQNTVFHLVLAAVSPRPLWLATWVGGIGWGVWTARRYVRPRRGHKAER; this comes from the coding sequence ATGATCGATGCGCGTAAGCTTTGGCAGCAGCGCCTTCAAGACGAAGGGAAAAAGAGGCTTCGCTATTTGCGCTATATGCTGAATGATCATTTGCTCGTCGGCTTAATCATTGTTCTTGGCGGCATCGCGGTCATGTACGAGCGCTGGGTCGAGACGCTTCCCGGCTCGTTTCCATACCCGGCCATTGCTGCGGTGATATTCGGCTGGGCGGCTGCATCCGGGACGGTGCGCACATTGTTTCGCGAGGCGGATACGGTGTTTTTGCTGGCCGCTGAATGGCAGCTGCACCCGTATATTCGCCGGGCATTCCTCTTCTCGGCCATGTGGCACGCATACGGCCTCTGTTTGTTGCTATTGTTGGCCGGACCGCTCCATTCCCGGTTTTCCCCGGTGCCGTGGCCGCTTTTTTTGCTTGGCCTCATCGCCTTGAAGCTTTGGAATTTATGGGCTGCTTGGAAAGGGAGTTACATCGCTGAGCCGTCTTTTCATCGTCAGAGCGCGCTCGCCCGCTTCGGGCTGGCGGCATTAGCCGTTTATTTTTGGCTGGCGGCGGCGCCGTGGCTGTTTTCCGCGACGATCATTGCACTGATCGCGGCTCTTTCGGTTTGTCTGTCACGCTTCGCAAAAGGAAAAACATGGAAGTGGGAGCGGCTCATTGCCGAAGAGCAGCGCGCACTACGGGCATTTTACCGATTGGCAAATTTGTTCACCGATGTTCCAGAATGGCGGGAGGAAGCGAGACAGCGCCGTTGGCTTGACCCGCTGCTTCGTCTCATCCCATACGGACAACGAAACGTCTTTTTTTACTTATACGCGCGCACGTTTCTGCGCGCCGGCGGGTATGCCGGGCTGTACATCCGCCTGACAGCGATTGGGAGCGTGCTGCTTGCTGTGATCGACCATGAATACGTACAAGCAGCCATTGTGTTTTTGTTTCTTTATGCGACCGCTGTTCAGCTGGCGGCGCTGCCTTCCCGCCATCGCTATTCGCTTTGGACGCAGCTGTACCCGCTGCCGCAGACGCAGCCGGCTGGCGCTGCTGTTCGGTTGCTCTCCATTTTACTCGCCGGGCAAAATACGGTATTTCACCTTGTGCTGGCTGCCGTTTCTCCGCGCCCTCTATGGCTCGCCACATGGGTGGGGGGGATCGGTTGGGGCGTTTGGACGGCCAGACGGTACGTCCGCCCGCGGCGCGGGCACAAAGCCGAGCGTTGA
- the hemE gene encoding uroporphyrinogen decarboxylase produces the protein MTRRMNDTFLRACRGEKTAYVPVWYMRQAGRSQPEYRALKEKYSLFEITHQPELCAYVTRLPVEQYGVDAAILYKDIMTPLPAIGVDVEIRGGVGPVIANPIRSLHDVERLGEIDPEHDVPYVLETIRLLVNEQLDVPLIGFAGAPFTLASYMIEGGPSKNYHKTKAFMYAEPKAWFALMDKLAEMTIRYVKAQIQAGARAVQIFDSWVGAVNADDYRTFIKPAMARIFAALREEGAPLIMFGVGASHLAREWNDLPLDVIGLDWRLSIREARRQGITKAIQGNLDPAVLLAPWDVIEERVKRILDEGMEQPGYIFNLGHGIFPDVQPATLKRLTAFIHDYTSTN, from the coding sequence ATGACAAGACGAATGAACGATACGTTTTTGCGCGCCTGCCGCGGCGAAAAAACGGCCTATGTGCCGGTATGGTATATGAGGCAGGCCGGACGGTCGCAGCCGGAATACCGGGCACTGAAGGAGAAATATTCATTATTCGAGATTACGCATCAGCCGGAGCTTTGCGCTTATGTCACCAGGCTTCCGGTGGAGCAATATGGCGTGGATGCTGCCATTTTATATAAAGACATTATGACGCCGCTGCCGGCGATCGGCGTGGATGTGGAAATTCGCGGCGGCGTCGGGCCGGTGATCGCCAACCCGATCCGCTCGCTTCATGATGTTGAGCGGCTTGGAGAGATCGATCCGGAACACGATGTGCCGTACGTGCTCGAGACGATCCGGCTGCTTGTCAACGAACAGCTTGATGTGCCGCTCATCGGCTTTGCCGGCGCGCCGTTTACGCTGGCCAGCTACATGATTGAAGGCGGTCCGTCCAAAAACTATCATAAAACAAAGGCATTTATGTACGCTGAACCGAAAGCATGGTTTGCCTTAATGGACAAGCTTGCCGAAATGACGATCCGCTATGTGAAAGCGCAAATTCAAGCAGGGGCAAGGGCGGTGCAAATTTTTGATTCTTGGGTTGGCGCTGTCAATGCGGATGATTATCGGACGTTTATTAAGCCGGCGATGGCGCGCATTTTTGCCGCCTTGCGCGAGGAAGGAGCGCCGCTCATCATGTTTGGCGTCGGTGCGAGCCATTTGGCGCGCGAGTGGAACGACTTGCCGCTTGATGTCATCGGCCTTGATTGGCGGCTGTCGATTCGTGAGGCGCGCCGCCAAGGCATTACAAAGGCGATCCAGGGCAACTTGGATCCAGCGGTGCTGCTCGCGCCGTGGGATGTGATCGAAGAGCGGGTGAAGCGCATTTTGGACGAGGGGATGGAGCAGCCGGGCTATATTTTCAACTTGGGCCACGGCATTTTCCCGGACGTCCAGCCGGCGACATTGAAGCGGCTGACTGCCTTTATCCACGACTATACTTCCACGAACTAA
- a CDS encoding RNA-guided endonuclease InsQ/TnpB family protein, translating to MYFCIKQQLNGLTKEEYLTLRELCHIAKNMYNVGLYNVRQYYFEHKEFLNYEKNDHLAKTNENYKLLNSNMAQQILKKVNEAFKSFFGLISLAKQGKYDHKAISIPKYLKKDGFHSLIIGQIRIDGNKFTIPYSRLFKKTHKPITITIPPVLLDKKIKQIEIIPKHHARFFEIQYKYEMPEDQRELNDQKALAIDLGLNNLATCVTSDGRSFIIDGRRLKSINQWFNKENARLQSMKDKQKIKGTTRKQALLAMNRNNKVNDYINKTCRYIINYCIENQIGKLVIGYAETLQRNINLGKKTNQNFVNIPLGNIKEKLEYLCEFYGIEFLKQEESYTSQASFFDGDEIPEYNADNPKEYKFSGKRIKRGLYRTKSGKLINADVNGALNILKKSKAVDLSVLCSSGEVDTPQRIRIA from the coding sequence ATGTATTTTTGTATCAAACAACAGCTAAATGGTTTGACCAAAGAAGAATACTTGACTCTTCGAGAACTGTGCCATATTGCCAAGAACATGTACAACGTCGGATTGTACAATGTCAGACAATACTATTTTGAACACAAGGAATTTCTTAATTATGAGAAAAACGATCATCTTGCAAAAACTAACGAAAACTATAAGCTGTTAAACAGCAACATGGCACAGCAAATTTTAAAAAAGGTCAATGAAGCCTTTAAATCTTTCTTTGGTTTGATCAGTCTTGCCAAACAAGGAAAATATGACCACAAGGCTATCAGTATTCCAAAATATCTTAAAAAAGATGGCTTTCATTCACTGATCATTGGCCAGATTCGTATAGACGGCAACAAATTCACGATACCGTATTCTCGCCTATTTAAAAAGACTCACAAGCCTATCACGATAACGATTCCGCCTGTGTTGCTGGACAAAAAGATTAAGCAGATTGAAATCATTCCTAAGCATCATGCCAGGTTCTTTGAGATTCAGTACAAATATGAAATGCCTGAAGATCAAAGAGAATTAAATGACCAAAAAGCACTGGCCATTGATTTAGGATTAAACAATCTTGCCACTTGTGTCACATCAGACGGCAGATCATTCATCATTGATGGGCGGAGATTAAAAAGTATAAATCAATGGTTTAACAAAGAAAATGCCAGACTTCAAAGCATGAAAGATAAGCAAAAAATCAAAGGCACGACTCGTAAACAGGCTTTGCTTGCTATGAATCGCAATAATAAAGTGAATGATTATATCAACAAGACTTGCCGTTACATCATTAACTACTGTATTGAAAATCAAATTGGCAAACTTGTCATTGGCTATGCGGAAACATTACAACGCAATATTAATCTAGGAAAAAAGACAAATCAAAACTTTGTCAATATTCCTCTCGGTAACATAAAAGAAAAATTAGAATATCTTTGTGAATTTTACGGCATTGAATTCTTGAAACAGGAAGAATCATATACGTCTCAAGCCAGCTTTTTTGACGGCGATGAGATTCCTGAATATAATGCCGACAATCCAAAAGAATATAAGTTCAGCGGCAAACGTATTAAGCGCGGCTTGTATCGAACAAAGTCTGGCAAACTAATTAATGCTGATGTCAATGGCGCATTAAACATTTTAAAGAAAAGTAAAGCTGTAGACCTGAGTGTCTTATGCTCTAGCGGCGAAGTGGACACGCCTCAAAGAATAAGGATTGCTTGA
- a CDS encoding HTH-type transcriptional regulator Hpr, translating to MKATEQHYSVKEAMLFSQRIAQLSKALWKSIEKDWQQWIKPFDLNINEHHILWIAYHFKGASISEIAKFGVMHVSTAFNFSKKLEEKGLLSFSKKQDDKRNTYIELTEKGEEVLMKLMETYDPTKNAVFNGALPLRELYGKFPEILEMMCIVRNIYGDDFMEIFERAFENIKEDFVEQDGKLVKRAPKAEEHEKELAGQAN from the coding sequence ATGAAAGCGACAGAACAGCATTATTCCGTCAAAGAGGCTATGTTATTTAGCCAACGGATCGCCCAGCTAAGCAAGGCGCTGTGGAAATCGATTGAAAAAGATTGGCAGCAATGGATTAAGCCGTTTGACTTGAACATTAACGAACACCACATTTTATGGATTGCTTACCATTTCAAAGGTGCTTCGATTTCGGAAATCGCCAAATTTGGCGTGATGCACGTTTCGACGGCGTTTAACTTCTCGAAAAAGTTGGAAGAAAAAGGGCTGCTTTCGTTTTCGAAAAAGCAAGATGACAAGCGCAACACGTACATTGAGCTGACGGAAAAAGGCGAAGAAGTGCTGATGAAATTGATGGAGACGTACGATCCGACAAAAAACGCTGTCTTTAACGGGGCGTTGCCGCTGCGCGAGCTGTATGGGAAGTTTCCTGAAATTTTAGAAATGATGTGCATCGTCCGCAATATTTACGGAGACGATTTTATGGAGATTTTTGAGCGGGCGTTCGAAAACATTAAAGAAGATTTCGTCGAGCAGGACGGCAAGCTCGTCAAGCGGGCGCCAAAAGCGGAAGAGCACGAGAAGGAACTGGCCGGTCAGGCTAACTGA
- the hemH gene encoding ferrochelatase produces MAKQTVGLLVMAYGTPYKEDDIERYYTHIRHGRKPPQEQIDDLKARYRAIGGLSPLAKITEAQATQLEARLNEVQEEVEFRMYLGLKHIEPLIEDAVERMHADGVKEAVAIVLAPHYSTFSIRSYNERAKAAAEKLGGPVIYTIDQWYDEPKFLHYWSEKVKAVFAAMPERERERAVLIVSAHSLPEKIIQAGDPYPAQLEDTAKRIAEQAGVAHYAVGWQSAGNTPEPWLGPDVQDLTRQLHDECGYTSFVYAPVGFVADHLEVLYDNDIECKQVTEEIGARYYRPEMPNTDPLFIDALATVVLKRLAKEGDKHE; encoded by the coding sequence ATGGCGAAACAAACGGTTGGACTGCTTGTCATGGCGTATGGAACCCCGTATAAAGAAGACGATATCGAACGGTATTACACGCATATTCGCCACGGACGGAAGCCGCCGCAAGAGCAAATTGACGACTTAAAAGCGCGCTATCGGGCGATTGGCGGGCTGTCCCCGCTCGCTAAAATTACGGAAGCGCAGGCGACACAGCTCGAGGCGCGGCTGAACGAAGTGCAAGAGGAAGTCGAGTTTCGCATGTATTTAGGGCTGAAGCATATCGAGCCATTGATCGAGGATGCGGTTGAACGCATGCATGCCGACGGTGTGAAAGAGGCGGTGGCGATTGTTTTAGCGCCTCATTATTCCACATTCAGCATCCGTTCATACAACGAGCGGGCGAAAGCGGCGGCGGAAAAGCTTGGCGGCCCGGTTATTTATACGATTGACCAATGGTATGACGAGCCGAAATTTTTGCATTATTGGTCGGAAAAAGTGAAAGCCGTTTTTGCCGCCATGCCGGAGCGTGAGCGGGAGCGGGCTGTGCTCATCGTATCAGCCCATAGCCTGCCGGAAAAAATCATTCAAGCCGGCGATCCATATCCGGCGCAACTTGAAGACACGGCAAAGCGCATCGCCGAGCAAGCTGGAGTTGCCCATTACGCCGTCGGCTGGCAAAGTGCTGGAAATACACCAGAACCTTGGCTGGGCCCGGATGTGCAAGACTTGACGCGCCAGTTGCACGATGAGTGCGGCTATACATCGTTTGTTTATGCGCCGGTCGGTTTTGTCGCTGATCATTTGGAAGTGTTATATGACAATGACATTGAATGTAAGCAAGTGACTGAAGAAATTGGCGCCCGCTATTACCGGCCGGAAATGCCGAACACCGATCCGCTGTTTATTGATGCATTGGCGACGGTCGTGTTAAAGCGGCTCGCAAAAGAAGGCGATAAGCATGAATGA